In a single window of the Cryptococcus neoformans var. neoformans JEC21 chromosome 11 sequence genome:
- a CDS encoding protein N-terminal asparagine amidohydrolase, putative has protein sequence MSTSQTPTLPPSRPSSPAPLYRRTPLKVGCVQYDVKLGRVKENAAKVEELTKWMKPGHVDLLVLPEMCLSGYVFNSPISILPYLEAPRIGPTSLLARALATRLGCHVIAGYPEEIPSSGSPSSSPTEIADAAPKELEGEAEGVGYNSAVIVSPTGEVVGNYRKTFRFETDKNWAREGDGFQYFDLSEPLGRVALGICMDLNPKDFIAPWDAFELANFCRDNAVDMLVIPMNWLSPPAEPPTTTSASGEEPSHPVEPPEDPEAPSESNLNYWAARLVPLHDPTPRYSTAPSTSTSTPIPGSGSGKDGEGKEVVFVACNRIGEEEGSKFIGTSCVMTVSNTPSRIELVECCNISEERVMIAVV, from the exons ATGAGTACCTCACAAACACCtacccttcctccttcgaGACCCTCTTCCCCAGCTCCTCTCTATCGTCGGACACCGCTGAAAGTCGGATGTGTTCAATACGACGTCAAA CTGGGGAGGGTGAAGGAAAATGCTGCCAAAGTTGAAGAGCTTACGAAATG GATGAAACCCGGACACGTAgatcttcttgtcctcCCAGAGATGTGTCTCTCCGGATACGTCTTCAATAGCCCCATCTCGATCTTGCCGTACCTCGAAGCCCCTCGAATCGGACCTACATCGCTCCTTGCGAGGGCATTAGCTACAAGATTAGGATGTCATGTAATTGCTGGGTACCCGGAGGAAATCCCCTCCTCTGgctctccctcttcttcaccaacCGAAATTGCCGACGCAGCTCCAAAAGAATTGGAAGGCGAAGCAGAAGGTGTAGGATACAACTCGGCGGTAATAGTTTCTCCTACTGGGGAAGTGGTGGGTAACTATAGAAAGACGTTCAGGTTCGAGACGGATAAGAATTGGGcaagagagggagatgggtTTCAATACTTTGACTTGTCTGAACCTCTGGGAAGGGTCGCACTTGGGATTTGTATGG ACCTCAATCCCAAGGATTTTATCG CACCATGGGACGCATTCGAGCTCGCCAACTTTTGCCGAGACAACGCAGTCGACATGCTCGTCATACCTATGAACTGGCTTTCCCCGCCCGCCGAACCTCCTACTACCACCTCTGCATCCGGTGAGGAACCCTCGCACCCAGTAGAACCCCCCGAAGACCCGGAAGCACCATCAGAGTCAAACTTGAATTATTGGGCGGCGAGGCTCGTGCCGCTACATGATCCTACACCTCGATATTCCACTGCTCCTTCTACGTCTACATCTACGCCTATTCCTGGGTCTGGGTctgggaaggatggtgaagggaaggaagttgTTTTTGTGGCGTGTAACAGgattggagaggaagaag GCTCCAAATTTATAGGAACGAGCTGTGTCATGACTGTCTCCAACACACCTTCCCGAATTGAATTGGTAGAGTGCTGTAATATCTCGGAGGAAAGGGTTATGATTGCCGTGGTTTAG
- a CDS encoding nucleus protein, putative — protein MLGYFAALALALPALAQSASNGSASAVDIEGLQANFQQAELTPQLLETFEPEALLSVTFGSTAISTGDTLDQDAVSSSPTLAVSPASNATLESGQLYTVVMVDADIVGTDESTTEQTRHWLVNSASLSTDSAPYAVNWTGSTSITDYAGPGPASGSGSHRYVIIVYAQPDTFSPPANLSQAGTPLSTMSLSSYVSESGLGNLITANYFQVENGEATVTVSSTSAVDSSTLAGYLSTTAASSASSAASGTASGAASNSAATSATDSSATSASSAPASSDSSSRALRSEMGFGMVVGVVGVVGAVLGAGMV, from the exons ATGCTCGGTTACTTTGCTGCTCTCGCGCTTGCCCTTCCCGCCCTCGCCCAGTCTGCCTCCAACGGCTCTGCCTCCGCCGTCGATATTGAGGGCTTGCAAGCAAACTTCCAAC AGGCCGAACTTACGCCCCAATTGCTCGAAACTTTTGAGCCTGAGGCTCTTTTGAGCGTTACTTTCGGTAGCACCGCTATCTCTACCGGTGATACGCTCGACCAGGATG ccgtctcttcttctcccactctTGCCGTCTCCCCCGCTTCCAACGCTACTCTTGAATCGGGTCAGCTCTACACCGTCGTGATGGTCGATGCCGACATTGTTGGAACCGACGAATCTACCACGGAGCAGACTCGGCACTGGCTCGTCAACTCTGCTAGTCTTTCCACCGACTCGGCCCCTTACGCTGTCAACTGGACCGGTTCTACCTCTAT TACCGATTATGCCGGTCCCGGTCCCGCCTCTGGCAGTGGCTCTCACCG ATACGTAATCATCGTCTACGCTCAGCCCGAtactttctctcctcccgCCAACCTTTCTCAAGCCGGTACCCCCCTCAGTACAATGTCTCTCTCTAGCTACGTCTCTGAAAGTGGTCTAGGAAACTTAATCACTGCCAACTACTTCCAAGTCGAGAATGGCGAGGCTACCGTCACT GTATCTTCCACTAGCGCTGTTGACTCTTCTACCCTTGCCGGCTACCTCTCTACTACTGCTgcctcttccgcttccaGCGCTGCTTCCGGAACTGCTTCCGGAGCAGCCTCCAACTCTGCTGCTACCTCTGCTACTGACTCTTCTGCcacttccgcttcttccgccCCTGCTTCCAGCGACTCCTCTAGCAGGGCTTTGAGGTCCGAAATGGGCTTTGGTATGGTTGTTGGCGTTGTCGGTGTTGTGGGCGCTGTTTTGGGTGCCGGTATGGTCTAA
- a CDS encoding adenylate kinase, putative — translation MSGNSEVEYLKSLVSQLQDKIHHLEKSTSTSVSNTISSVTSALSPSSSIKPPRMVLIGPPGAGKGTQAPNISSKYCICHLATGDMLREQVARQTELGKAAKQIMDQGGLVSDEIMVGMIKQELEKNAECKNGFILDGFPRTVPQASKLDAMLAERKQAIDHAIELKIPDVLLISRITGRLVHPASGRSYHKEFNPPKKPMTDDITGEPLIQRSDDNVGTLRKRLDTYHAQTGPVVDYYKGTGVWTPVDAAQSPKLVWASISSILESKKN, via the exons ATGTCTGGCAACTCTGAAGTTGAATACTTGAAGTCTCTTGTCTCTCAG CTCCAAGACAAGATCCATCATCTCGAGAAGTCTACCTCCACCTCCGTCTCcaacaccatctcctccgtTACCTCTGccctctccccctcttcctccatcaagCCTCCCCGAATGGTCCTCATTGGCCCTCCTGGTGCTGGTAAGGGTACACAAGCGCCCAACATCTCCAGCAAGTACTGCATCTGCCACCTCGCTACTGGTGACATGTTGAGGGAGCAGGTCGCCAGACAAACCGAGTTGGGCAAGGCTGCTAAGCAGATTATGGACCAGGGCGGTTTGGTTTCCGATGAGATTATGGTTGGCATGATCAAGCaggagttggagaagaacgCCGAGTGCAAGAACGG cttcatcctcgacgGTTTCCCCCGTACCGTTCCCCAGGCTTCCAAGCTTGATGCCATGCTTGCCGAGCGCAAACAAGCTATCGACCACGCTATCGAGCTCAAGATCCCCGACGTCTTGTTGATCTCCCGAATTACTGGTCGATTGGTCCACCCCGCGAGCGGTAGGAGTTACCACAAGGAAT TCAATCCCCCTAAGAAGCCCATGACCGACGACATTACCGGCGAGCCCCTCATCCAACGTTCCGACGACAACGTCGGTACCCTCAGGAAGCGATTGGACACTTATCACGCCCAGACTGGCCCCGTTGTTGACTACTACAAGGGTACAGGTGTTTGGACCCCTGTCGATGCCGCTCAGAGCCCCAAGTTGGTCTGGGCTAGCATCAGCAGTATTTtggaaagcaagaagaactAA
- a CDS encoding tartrate transporter, putative, whose product MIASPSPIDDQSIMSEVKSEEHFQLDEIDYSPEDEARAVRKVDFLVLPAIVFCFLMLQFDRTNLGNAQTDTTFLPAVGITTSNINIGQTLFTLGFVIFELPSNMLAKILGPHRWVPCIIFIWGLITLCQAFLTSKGGFYATRFLLACGEAGFIPGMAWYITRFYQNGELSLRLAIFWAANSFAGMVSGPLALGILQGLNEKHGWHGWQYLFAIEGAMTMGVAIFALLYLPASPLDGGRSLLIPVLNSRDAQILAARILADDPKKAFGRGSKITLVDIKDTFVDWRLWGHCAAAFLSSIILTPINTYGPKVIQSLGYSGFTANGMAAPASAIGLVYSVSLAWSSDRFRERGIHIFTAMALSCAGCLWLALAPDSAGKRVLYGGYLLTAGTMGCGQAINASWVSSKFDERRRPVALATYVAFIQMAGFAGSNVFKTKDAPRYKDGLIVCGVCSVVGGVIMLVWKLLYIWDDRRAKEGRRSESSPELEVHHFSDERSIEGKVKAEK is encoded by the exons ATGATCgcatccccatctcccatcGACGACCAATCCATCATGTCCGAAGTCAAAAGCGAAGAACACTTTCAACTCGACGAGATTGACTACTCGCCAGAGGACGAGGCTCGAGCCGTGCGCAAGGTCGATTTTTTGGTTTTGCCTGCCATCgtcttttgctttttgatGCTTCAATTT GATCGCACCAATTTAGGTAACGCCCAAACAGATACTACATTCCTTCCTGCTGTTGGCATCACAACTAGCAATATCAATATCGGTCAAACACTGTTCACTCTTGGCTTCGTCATCTTTGAGTTACCCAGTAACATGCTCGCCAAGATCTTGGGTCCGCACCGATGGGTTCCttgcatcatcttcatctggGGCCTCATTACTCTTTGTCAAGCTTTTCTTACCAGCAAAGGTGGCTTCTACGCTACTCGATTCCTCTTGGCTTGTGGTGAG GCTGGTTTTATCCCCGGTATGGCCTGGTACATCACCCGATTCTACCAGAACGGTGAACTCAGTCTCAGATTGGCCATTTTCTGGGCTGCCAACAGTTTTG CTGGTATGGTTTCAGGTCCTCTCGCTCTCGGCATTCTTCAAGGTCTCAACGAGAAGCATGGCTGGCATGGATGGCAGTATCTCTTCGCTATTG AGGGTGCTATGACCATGGGTGTCGCCATCTTCGCTTTGCTCTACCTCCCTGCTAGCCCCTTGGACGGCGGTCGatctctcctcatcccaGTCCTCAACTCTCGTGATGCTCAAATTCTCGCTGCTCGAATACTCGCCGACGACCCCAAGAAGGCTTTCGGTCGAGGCTCGAAGATTACCCTCGTTGATATCAAGGATACATTTGTAGACTGGAGACTTTGGGGTCACTGTGCTGCCGCGTTCCTTTCTTC TATCATATTAACCCCCATCAACACTTACGGTCCTAAAGTCATTCAATCTCTCGGCTACTCTGGCTTCACCGCC AACGGTATGGCCGCTCCCGCCTCCGCCATCGGTCTCGTCTACTCTGTCTCCCTCGCTTGGAGCTCCGATCGTTTCCGCGAGCGTGGTATCCACATTTTCACCGCCATGGCCCTCTCTTGTGCCGGTTGTCTTTGGCTTGCTCTCGCCCCCGACTCCGCTGGCAAGAGGGTCCTGTACGGAGGTTACCTTTTAACTGCTGGTACTATGGGTTGTGGGCAAGCTATCAACGCT TCGTGGGTCAGCAGCAAGTTTGACGAACGACGACGACCTGTCGCCTTGGCTACCTA CGTCGCCTTCATCCAAATGGCGGGCTTCGCCGGTTCCAACGTCTTCAAAACCAAGGACGCCCCTCGATACAAAGACGGTCTCATCGTGTGCGGTGTCTGCTCCGTGGTAGGAGGCGTGATCATGCTTGTCTGGAAGCTACTTTACATCTGGGACGACAGGCGGGCAAAAGAGGGGCGGAGGAGCGAGTCTTCCCCAGAATTA GAGGTTCACCATTTCTCAGACGAAAGATCTATTGAAGGGAAGGTAAAGGCGGAGAAATAG
- a CDS encoding expressed protein → MSGPVTRIPRGFQHLVSTKPNKFAGKTPSRFPHPTTKFVQPYDRIRKWNIRPGDRVRLVAGKPKEKYRNEETAEEGYKVYTVKQIDLARNWVFLEGIHNLKSQIIQDRPYNWDQLSETQKKSYEDQKNFIPILRPVHYSNVQLCLEDKDGPDSIYASRLKTSSTHFNPKTQRIDWRRYATKLSGPVSAENEKAVRINWPKPEKEFVFPGPDSMLDTPNAVTLQPTLNLSPLPPLTSTPLVDIFPQHINSPPPASQGLADEYLRPHSERNTEEIIAADTLMPLYLSEELAPRWAKSKMWKAYKARREAAELEKRMIGKQAVEEWETQGRDRGLKAVIDLEAVGLEGVFLRGRTRAEVRQAAEGEYEAANAEVQAEVAQHVKEGRLYDPELGLWYNGRKAENKERKRERKERKERKVLERMERLAI, encoded by the exons ATGTCTGGCCCCGTCACCCGTATCCCCAGAGGCTTCCAGCACCTCGTCAGCACGAAGCCCAACAAATTTGCAGGCAAGACACCCTCCCGATTCCCCCACCCTACGACCAAGTTTGTCCAGCCTTATGACCGTATTCGCAAATGGAACATTCGACCGGGCGACCGCGTCCGACTTGTAGCCGGCAAACCCAAGGAGAAGTATAGGAACGAGGAGACAGCAGAGGAAGGGTACAAGGTGTATACTGTCAAGCAAATCGATCTTGCGCGGAACTGGGTGTTCTTGGAGGGTATCCAT AACCTCAAAAGCCAGATTATTCAAGACCGACCATACAACTGGGACCAACTCTCTGAAACCCAAAAGAAATCATACGAAGATCAAAAGAacttcatccccatcctccgCCCTGTGCACTACTCCAACGTCCAGCTGTGTCTCGAAGACAAGGACGGTCCCGATTCCATCTATGCCTCTCGACTAAAGACCTCTTCTACCCACTTCAACCCCAAGACGCAGAGGATTGATTGGAGGCGATATGCTACCAAACTTTCGGGACCCGTGTCAGCTGAAAACGAAAAGGCTGTTAGGATAAACTGGCCAAAGCCTGAAAAGGAATTCGTCTTCCCCGGTC CCGACTCAATGCTCGACACTCCCAACGCTGTCACCCTCCAACCCACTCTCAACCTCTCCCCCCTTCCGCCCCTCACTTCCACCCCTCTCGTCGACATCTTCCCTCAACACATCAACTCCCCACCTCCTGCGTCCCAGGGACTCGCAGATGAATACCTCCGCCCCCACTCTGAACGTAATACTGAAGAAATCATCGCGGCCGATACCCTCATGCCCCTCTACCTCTCCGAAGAGCTTGCTCCAAGGTGGGCAAAGAGTAAGATGTGGAAAGCGTACAAAGCCCGACGCGAAGCGGCcgagctggagaagaggatgatcgGCAAACAAGCTgtggaagaatgggagaCCCAAGGAAGGGACCGAGGCCTCAAGGCGGTCATTGACCTCGAAGCGGTGGGGCTTGAGGGCGTCTTCCTTCGAGGCCGAACCCGCGCCGAGGTGCGGCAAGCGGCAGAGGGAGAGTATGAAGCGGCCAATGCAGAGGTTCAGGCGGAAGTGGCGCAGCatgtgaaggaagggaggtTGTATGACCCCGAGTTGGGACTGTGGTACAATGGACGGAAGGCGGAGAacaaggaaagaaagagggagaggaaggagaggaaagagagaaaggttttggagaggatggagaggttgGCTATCTAG
- a CDS encoding PQQ enzyme repeat, putative codes for MDQNITRRRGVGTRGVDEQTALNGYTVIAPLTSKNVFLIDNSGEVVHKWDLPYRVGRYARILPNGNLLVGMKDPEAPAPFPFFLKYGGGIYMELDPEGNVVNELRDPLGHHDCFYEGDGHFFYAGLEALSPEQQAALPGGVPGTEAPDGKTYADTIREVKDGKLVWEWKVSEHLDPKIFPLQHYYPREHWPLINAIYPLKDGNILASLRSVSAVIIIEKATGKIIWHLDSTVVAQQHCANELPNGNILIFDNGAFRHRESFQWSRAIEVDRATKEIVWQWHAPTKETFYTPFMGSAQRLPNGNTLVCESAFGRVMEINTENKVCWEYVCPYFAVYPEKNAAGFYPSESNALFRAYKYAPEEIPWLK; via the exons ATGGACCAGAACATCaccaggaggaggggtgTCGGTACTCGAGGTGTTGACGAGCAGACCGCTCTCAACGGTTACACTGTCATTGCCCCACTTACCAGCAAGAAC GTCTTTCTCATTGACAATTCTGGTGAAGTTGTTCACAAATGGGACCTACCTTACCGTGTCGGCCGCTATGCTCGTATCTTGCCCAACGGCAACCTCCTTGTTGGTATGAAGGACCCCGAGGCCCCTgctcctttccctttc TTCCTCAAGTACGGCGGTGGTATTTACATGGAGCTTGACCCTGAGGGAAACGTTGTGAACGAGCTTCGGGACCCTCTCGGTCACCATGA TTGCTTCTACGAGGGTGACGGTCACTTCTTCTACGCGGGACTTGAGGCTCTTTCTCCCGAACAACAGGCTGCCCTTCCCGGTGGTGTCCCTGGTACC GAAGCTCCAGATGGCAAGACTTATGCCGACACTATCCGAGAAGTGAAGGATGGCAAGCTTGTGTGGGAATGGAAGGTTTCCGAGCATCTCGATCCAAAAATATTCCCTTTGCAGCATTACTACCCTCGTGAGCACTGGCCATTGATTAACGCTATTTA TCCCTTGAAGGACGGCAACATCCTTGCCTCTCTGCGAAGCGTTTCTGCCGTTATCATCATTGAGAAGGCTACCGGCAAGATCATCTGGCACCTTGATTCTACCGTTGTTGCCCAACAACACTGTGCTAATGAGTTGCCCAACGGCAATATCCTC ATCTTTGACAATGGAGCCTTCCGACATCGAGAATCCTTCCAGTGGTCCCGAGCCATTGAGGTCGACCGAGCGACCAAAGAGATTGTCTGGCAATGGCATGCTCCCACCAAAGAAACTTTCTATACCCCCTTTATGGGCTCTGCTCAACGTCTTCCCAATGGCAACACCCTCGTCTGCGAGTCCGCGTTTGGAAGGGTCATGGAGATCAACACGGAGAACAAGGTGTGCTGGGAGTATGTCTGTCCATACTTTGCGGTGTACCCTGAGAAGAATGCGGCTGGTTTCTATCCTTCAGAGTCGAATGCGTTGTTCAGGGCATACAAGTATGCTCCTGAGGAGATCCCTTGGTTGAAGTAG